One stretch of Tepiditoga spiralis DNA includes these proteins:
- the rpsO gene encoding 30S ribosomal protein S15, whose protein sequence is MSRGIEEERKQEIIKEFRINEKDTGSVEVQIALLTARIKHLTEHLKTHPKDFHTRRGLMSMVGKRRKMLKYLKREKTELYSEIIKKLGIRG, encoded by the coding sequence ATGTCAAGAGGAATTGAAGAAGAAAGAAAACAAGAAATTATCAAAGAGTTTAGAATTAACGAAAAGGATACAGGTTCTGTAGAAGTTCAAATTGCTTTATTAACAGCAAGAATAAAACATTTAACAGAACATTTAAAAACTCATCCAAAGGATTTCCATACAAGAAGAGGACTTATGTCAATGGTTGGTAAGAGAAGAAAAATGCTTAAATACTTAAAGAGAGAAAAAACAGAACTTTATTCAGAAATAATAAAAAAATTAGGAATAAGAGGTTAA
- a CDS encoding transglycosylase SLT domain-containing protein: MKKYLIFIFLITFIFNFSEISQWERQIEQTEKLWKDQQDKTNKEWDKYYQLVQSKWNENKRKIEAIWGKIEDYTAKKWIEYSYDKKTYSVVNFDEQNGGYIEIKTILNKNDSINKAKSNIKTQYNKISSERDKSTGQPILKDIAPKSISVDKVEVENKGDKKVYKVKVPLEKNFILKKAKEYIPIIKKYAKEAKIPAELVMAIVHTESSFNPKAYSKIGAYGMMQLMPKYGAADGYYYYYGKRKFVRIDDLYKAELNIKYGAGYLNILTNQYMKVVTDNTKRHYLAIASYNHGPTNVLNLMKKYNVNKMSVKDVYNLIKTKTHPETANYIDRILSREKEYKKYF; the protein is encoded by the coding sequence ATGAAAAAGTATTTGATTTTTATTTTTTTAATTACTTTCATATTTAATTTTTCAGAAATAAGTCAATGGGAAAGACAAATTGAACAAACGGAAAAATTATGGAAAGATCAGCAAGATAAAACTAATAAAGAATGGGATAAATATTATCAACTTGTTCAATCAAAATGGAATGAAAATAAGAGAAAAATAGAAGCTATTTGGGGAAAAATAGAAGATTATACGGCAAAAAAATGGATAGAGTATTCTTATGATAAAAAAACTTATAGTGTAGTTAACTTTGATGAACAAAATGGTGGATATATAGAAATAAAAACAATTTTAAATAAAAATGATTCTATAAATAAAGCAAAATCAAATATAAAAACACAGTATAACAAAATTTCTTCAGAAAGGGATAAATCTACAGGACAGCCAATTTTAAAAGATATAGCACCAAAAAGTATTTCTGTTGATAAAGTAGAAGTAGAAAATAAAGGAGATAAGAAGGTTTATAAAGTAAAGGTTCCTCTTGAAAAAAATTTTATTTTAAAAAAAGCAAAAGAATATATTCCAATAATAAAAAAGTATGCAAAAGAAGCAAAAATACCAGCTGAATTAGTAATGGCAATAGTTCATACAGAATCTTCATTTAATCCAAAAGCATACTCTAAAATAGGTGCTTATGGTATGATGCAGTTGATGCCAAAGTATGGTGCTGCTGATGGATATTATTATTATTATGGTAAAAGAAAATTTGTTAGAATAGATGATTTATATAAAGCTGAATTAAATATAAAATATGGTGCTGGGTATTTAAATATATTAACAAATCAATATATGAAGGTAGTTACGGATAATACCAAAAGACATTATTTAGCAATAGCAAGTTATAATCATGGACCAACTAATGTTCTTAATTTAATGAAAAAGTATAATGTAAACAAGATGTCTGTAAAAGATGTTTATAATTTAATAAAAACAAAAACTCATCCAGAAACTGCTAATTATATAGATAGAATTTTAAGTAGAGAAAAGGAATATAAAAAATATTTTTAA
- a CDS encoding GNAT family N-acetyltransferase, translated as MNVSTVSFLFKDFDLFQKAYEIRKTVFIDEQKVSPQEELDGLDAGCIHFLIFLEEKAIGTGRLRYINANTMKVERIAILKEFRKNGYGIDLMKAIEEKAKIMKIKNLTMNAQLYAKKFYERLGYKADGEVFEEAGIKHIKMTKEVI; from the coding sequence ATGAATGTATCAACCGTATCATTTTTATTTAAAGATTTTGATTTATTTCAAAAAGCATATGAAATAAGAAAAACAGTTTTTATTGATGAACAAAAGGTATCTCCACAAGAAGAATTAGATGGTCTTGATGCTGGTTGTATTCATTTTTTAATATTTTTAGAAGAGAAAGCAATAGGTACCGGAAGACTTAGATATATAAACGCAAATACTATGAAAGTAGAAAGAATTGCTATTTTAAAAGAATTTAGAAAAAATGGATATGGTATAGATTTAATGAAAGCAATAGAAGAAAAAGCTAAAATTATGAAGATAAAAAATTTAACTATGAATGCACAACTCTATGCAAAAAAGTTTTATGAAAGATTAGGATATAAAGCAGATGGAGAAGTATTTGAGGAGGCTGGAATTAAACATATAAAAATGACAAAGGAAGTGATTTAA
- a CDS encoding substrate-binding periplasmic protein, whose product MTNGEWAPYLSEKLKYYGFFSRVVTDSFKNVGIKVEYGFFPWKRSYVLAENGSWDGSLGWSRNEEREKSFYYSDPVIELKDFLFYKKDKKIKFESYEDLRGKTIGIVIGYYYGKEFEKAQKAGIFKVDQSTSDEINLKKLLAGRIDCTILTYDIAMDILKNKFKKEEIEQITNTKKPTKVSPYYLILNKKDKNNENIIKLFNKGLKQLKESGKYDQYLKEMYEGKY is encoded by the coding sequence TTGACGAATGGAGAATGGGCCCCATACTTATCAGAAAAATTAAAATATTATGGTTTCTTTTCAAGAGTTGTAACGGATTCATTTAAAAATGTAGGTATAAAAGTAGAGTATGGATTTTTTCCGTGGAAAAGATCATATGTTTTAGCTGAAAATGGAAGTTGGGATGGATCACTTGGATGGTCACGTAATGAAGAAAGAGAAAAATCTTTTTATTATAGTGATCCGGTTATAGAATTAAAAGATTTTTTATTTTATAAAAAAGATAAAAAAATAAAATTTGAAAGTTATGAAGATTTAAGAGGTAAAACAATAGGGATAGTTATAGGTTACTATTATGGAAAAGAATTTGAAAAAGCTCAAAAAGCAGGGATTTTTAAAGTAGATCAGTCTACATCAGATGAAATTAATTTAAAAAAATTACTTGCAGGAAGAATAGATTGTACAATTCTAACTTATGATATAGCAATGGATATTTTAAAGAATAAATTCAAAAAAGAAGAAATAGAACAAATAACTAATACAAAAAAGCCAACAAAGGTTAGCCCATATTATTTAATATTAAATAAAAAAGATAAAAATAATGAAAATATAATTAAGCTTTTTAATAAAGGATTAAAACAATTGAAAGAAAGTGGAAAGTATGATCAATATTTAAAGGAAATGTATGAAGGAAAGTATTGA
- a CDS encoding substrate-binding periplasmic protein: MKKIMILLILILNILIFSEKTIRITNGEWTPYLSKKLKYYGVASRIVTDAFKNVNIKVEYGFFPWKRSYKLAKIGEWDGSIGWSYNEERGKDFYFSMPFLDLKDVLFFKKSGKTKFESYEDLIGKTIGTVIGFYYGEEFEKAKKLKIFKIDEAKSDEINFKKLLAGRVDFIVESYYVGLSILRKNFTKEEIEQIGISKKVVRVGHYSLILNKKDENHKKIIELFNKGLKQLKESGKYDQYLKEMYENKY, translated from the coding sequence ATGAAAAAAATTATGATTTTATTAATCTTGATATTAAATATTTTAATATTTTCTGAAAAAACAATAAGAATAACAAATGGGGAATGGACCCCATATTTATCAAAAAAGCTAAAATATTATGGAGTAGCGTCAAGAATAGTAACAGACGCATTTAAAAATGTGAATATAAAAGTAGAATATGGATTTTTCCCATGGAAAAGATCATATAAATTAGCAAAGATTGGAGAATGGGATGGTTCTATTGGTTGGTCGTATAATGAAGAAAGAGGAAAAGATTTTTATTTTTCAATGCCTTTTTTAGATTTAAAAGATGTTCTATTTTTTAAAAAAAGTGGGAAAACAAAATTTGAAAGTTATGAAGATTTAATTGGAAAAACGATAGGAACAGTAATTGGATTTTACTATGGTGAAGAATTTGAAAAAGCAAAAAAACTTAAAATTTTCAAAATAGACGAAGCAAAATCAGATGAAATTAATTTTAAAAAATTGCTTGCAGGTAGAGTTGATTTTATAGTTGAATCTTATTACGTTGGTTTAAGTATACTGAGAAAAAACTTTACTAAAGAAGAAATAGAACAAATAGGTATTTCAAAGAAAGTAGTAAGAGTAGGACATTATAGTTTAATTTTAAATAAAAAAGATGAAAATCATAAAAAAATAATAGAATTATTTAATAAAGGATTAAAGCAATTGAAAGAAAGTGGAAAGTATGATCAATATTTAAAGGAAATGTATGAAAATAAATACTAA
- a CDS encoding sensor domain-containing diguanylate cyclase, with translation MDNSNKLNKNFFEKIEKELIFNFNEDKFIKLLNQYPKEQSKILNNIANSIEQGIVLIEKDKFIFVNNSFCNLIGYTKNQLTHMKIWKVINSNYKEIVIKHKELRKKKIKSMYEIKIIDINKKDIPVLITGIPVCTSKNPDLFFGLITDLRNQEHIEKLLLKHSTYDDLTGVYNYKSGFDILERVFKYSKRYKKKFTLCFMDTDNLKKINDKFGHSTGDTFLKDFINVIQDSIRESDFIIRVGGDEFLLVLTDANLDTTQLVFERIQKNLNLFNKTSTKYKLSFSYGFSEFNNQSIKEMIIEADNNMYKMKKQKRFK, from the coding sequence ATGGATAATTCAAACAAATTAAATAAAAACTTTTTTGAAAAAATTGAAAAAGAACTTATTTTTAATTTTAATGAAGATAAATTTATAAAACTTTTAAATCAATATCCAAAAGAACAATCTAAAATATTAAATAATATAGCAAATTCAATAGAACAAGGTATTGTTCTAATAGAAAAAGATAAATTTATATTTGTAAACAATAGTTTTTGTAATTTAATTGGATATACCAAAAACCAATTAACACATATGAAAATTTGGAAAGTTATTAATTCTAATTATAAAGAAATAGTAATCAAACACAAAGAGTTAAGAAAAAAAAAGATTAAATCAATGTATGAAATTAAAATCATTGATATAAACAAAAAAGATATTCCAGTTTTAATCACTGGAATTCCTGTCTGTACATCTAAAAATCCTGATTTGTTTTTTGGACTTATTACAGATTTAAGGAATCAAGAACATATTGAAAAATTACTATTAAAGCATTCTACTTATGATGATTTAACTGGAGTTTATAATTATAAATCTGGTTTTGATATTTTAGAGAGAGTTTTTAAATATTCTAAAAGATATAAAAAAAAGTTTACTCTTTGTTTTATGGATACAGATAATCTAAAAAAAATAAATGATAAATTTGGACATTCTACTGGAGATACCTTCTTAAAAGATTTTATTAATGTAATACAAGATTCAATTAGAGAAAGTGATTTTATTATAAGAGTTGGAGGAGATGAATTTTTGTTAGTGCTCACTGATGCTAACTTAGATACAACTCAATTAGTTTTTGAAAGAATACAAAAAAATTTAAATTTATTTAATAAAACTTCTACTAAATATAAATTGAGTTTTAGTTATGGCTTTTCTGAATTTAATAATCAATCAATAAAGGAAATGATAATAGAAGCAGATAACAATATGTACAAAATGAAAAAACAAAAAAGGTTCAAATAA
- a CDS encoding CPBP family intramembrane glutamic endopeptidase has protein sequence MFEFERIKFRNFILYFFIFAVCLEILFEHFNINTENSILFNFFTDIFTLFWLLIKFKKNNIIVKDQYKISENKFEKKYILKLTISLIAISIMFSFLQDFIISFFHFPSLYNDKDLVNFYMKKRQPLEELFFAFNLIIFVPFVEELFFRFFLINRFALKWGIKKAVILSSTMFALMHPNFFGTFLFAIAVSIIYLETKSLKLNTFIHMLNNLTAYIFLKILFISNLFVYLLIPIFILIIFYSSKFLYSFFSTYRLSKYDKEFSKKINEEISQAKYDKL, from the coding sequence TTGTTTGAATTTGAAAGAATAAAATTTAGAAATTTTATTTTGTACTTTTTTATATTTGCAGTTTGTTTGGAAATTTTATTTGAGCATTTTAATATTAATACAGAAAATTCAATTCTTTTTAATTTTTTTACAGATATTTTCACACTATTTTGGCTTCTTATAAAATTTAAAAAAAATAATATTATTGTAAAAGATCAATATAAAATATCTGAAAACAAGTTTGAAAAAAAATACATTTTGAAATTAACTATAAGTTTAATAGCTATATCAATAATGTTTAGTTTTTTACAAGATTTTATAATTTCATTTTTTCATTTTCCATCTCTTTATAATGACAAGGATCTTGTAAACTTTTATATGAAAAAAAGGCAACCTTTAGAAGAATTGTTTTTTGCTTTTAATTTAATTATTTTTGTACCATTTGTTGAAGAACTATTTTTTAGATTTTTTTTAATTAACAGATTTGCATTAAAATGGGGAATAAAAAAAGCAGTTATACTCTCTTCAACAATGTTTGCTTTAATGCATCCAAATTTTTTTGGTACATTTTTATTTGCCATTGCAGTTTCAATAATATACTTAGAAACAAAAAGTTTGAAATTGAATACTTTTATTCACATGCTCAATAATCTTACAGCTTATATATTTCTAAAAATTTTATTTATTTCAAACTTATTTGTATATTTATTAATACCAATATTTATTTTAATTATATTCTACTCTTCAAAATTTTTATACTCATTTTTTTCAACTTATAGACTTTCAAAATATGATAAAGAATTTTCAAAAAAAATAAATGAAGAAATATCACAAGCAAAATATGATAAATTATAA
- a CDS encoding MFS transporter gives MTIYIAFTHFLADFLNSFFKPLGPYFIEKYGIDSRTFTSSIALIGAFSSIVQIFFGLYFDRKKRDGLYVVLLVFLEIIIISLTGFVNGFYLLIMMIFLMRLTNSAFHPIGASFAGRHNKGNHVALFSVFGALGAAVGPVVITLFMKNYEFSKVYIIAIISFMILLIPASKIWKYEKKEVSEKTIPKLKDTMVLLPVFLLVATRGFIMNIFHTFVPIFVNLKGSSMVMGGVILSIGLIAGMFTNYFGAYLREKSGIKVINLIGFLGMGVFGLLFYFSENDFLRILSFMSFDIFGFLTMSANLVEAQVLMPKNKSFASSIAMGFSWSIGGFIASGYSAIFGNNVPFVIFSVSIISIVVAFLFPILKYKK, from the coding sequence TTGACAATTTATATAGCTTTTACACATTTTTTAGCAGATTTTTTAAACTCTTTTTTTAAGCCCCTTGGACCTTATTTTATTGAAAAATATGGAATAGATAGTAGAACATTTACAAGTTCTATAGCTTTAATAGGTGCTTTTTCTTCAATTGTTCAAATATTTTTTGGACTTTATTTTGATAGAAAAAAAAGAGATGGTTTGTATGTAGTGCTTTTAGTCTTTTTAGAAATAATAATAATTTCTTTAACAGGATTTGTAAATGGATTTTATTTGTTAATAATGATGATCTTTTTAATGAGGTTAACTAATTCTGCTTTTCATCCTATTGGAGCAAGTTTTGCTGGTAGACACAATAAGGGAAATCATGTTGCTTTATTTTCTGTTTTTGGAGCGCTTGGAGCTGCAGTAGGTCCAGTGGTAATAACTTTATTTATGAAAAATTATGAATTTTCTAAAGTTTATATAATAGCTATTATTAGTTTTATGATTCTTTTGATACCTGCTTCTAAGATATGGAAATATGAAAAGAAAGAAGTTTCGGAAAAAACAATTCCAAAGTTAAAAGATACTATGGTTCTTTTACCAGTTTTTTTATTAGTAGCAACAAGAGGATTTATTATGAATATATTTCATACTTTTGTTCCAATATTTGTTAATTTAAAAGGTTCAAGTATGGTAATGGGAGGAGTAATACTTTCTATAGGTTTAATTGCAGGTATGTTTACTAATTATTTTGGTGCATACTTAAGAGAAAAAAGTGGAATAAAAGTTATAAACTTGATAGGATTTTTAGGTATGGGAGTTTTTGGACTTTTGTTTTATTTTTCAGAAAATGATTTTTTAAGAATTTTATCCTTTATGTCATTTGATATTTTTGGATTTTTAACTATGTCTGCAAATCTTGTTGAAGCTCAAGTTTTAATGCCTAAAAATAAAAGTTTTGCATCATCTATTGCTATGGGATTTTCGTGGTCAATAGGAGGATTTATTGCTAGTGGATACTCGGCTATTTTTGGTAATAATGTTCCATTTGTTATTTTTAGTGTTAGTATAATATCTATTGTTGTTGCATTTTTATTTCCAATTTTAAAATATAAAAAATAA
- a CDS encoding DegV family protein — translation MIGIVCDSATDLPQELIKKYEINVVFLKIILGEKSYKDIIEINEEEVLKYMENSFAKTSLPSYTEIEEVFLEMINKGYDEIIAINISSGLSGTYNLFNMVARDIMNKHKSVKIKVIDSLSVSIGTGLMVLKAAEMNKNGESFDKIVSTIESIAKEKKSDGGYTIPTLKYLKAGGRISHLKATIASVLHMKPVISVDTYGKYFTVSKARGMKNAVNNLYEYFKTFTNGKEIEKVAIYRSGELQRTINFVNELKEKVEKFYDKEILIGKVSSAMTVHAGAGLVCIVGLVK, via the coding sequence ATGATAGGAATAGTTTGTGATTCTGCAACTGATTTACCCCAAGAACTTATAAAAAAATATGAAATAAATGTTGTTTTTTTAAAAATAATACTTGGTGAAAAATCTTATAAAGATATAATTGAAATAAATGAAGAAGAAGTTTTAAAGTACATGGAAAATAGTTTTGCAAAAACATCATTGCCTTCATATACGGAAATAGAAGAAGTTTTTTTAGAAATGATAAATAAAGGCTATGATGAAATAATTGCTATAAATATTTCAAGTGGATTAAGTGGTACATACAATCTATTTAACATGGTTGCAAGAGACATTATGAATAAACATAAAAGTGTTAAAATTAAGGTAATAGATTCATTGAGTGTTTCAATTGGAACTGGATTAATGGTTTTAAAGGCTGCTGAAATGAATAAAAATGGAGAATCTTTTGATAAAATTGTTTCGACAATAGAAAGTATAGCTAAAGAGAAAAAATCTGATGGTGGATATACAATACCAACTTTAAAGTATTTAAAAGCAGGAGGGAGAATAAGTCATTTAAAAGCAACTATTGCAAGTGTTTTACATATGAAACCAGTTATATCTGTTGATACATATGGAAAATATTTTACAGTTTCTAAAGCTCGTGGAATGAAAAATGCAGTAAATAATTTATATGAATATTTTAAAACATTTACAAATGGAAAAGAAATAGAAAAAGTTGCTATTTATAGATCTGGAGAACTTCAAAGAACAATAAACTTTGTAAATGAATTGAAAGAAAAAGTAGAAAAGTTTTATGATAAAGAAATATTAATTGGAAAAGTTTCTTCAGCAATGACGGTTCATGCGGGTGCTGGTTTAGTTTGTATAGTTGGTTTAGTAAAGTAG